The following coding sequences are from one Wenzhouxiangella sp. AB-CW3 window:
- a CDS encoding RHS repeat-associated core domain-containing protein: MRTDNQRTRYSFDALNRMSTVIACANESCSEGAETVYNYNPVGSLQSVEHANATATEYQYDELNRLTLLRTWDAQGTLIQRQQFHLGAAGHREMVVEVPERVVEYTYDALYRLTEEKVTDPNGDRTTTYTFDATGNRLSRAVSCDPACTGEVEAGTTTYVYDANDRLLEESGPDGTTIYTYDENGNTTRKTAPDGIVDYHYNTDDRLTRATGDLESAATEASYTYDAHGIRQGQVVDGVEGRFLVDPTHQYAQVLEELDGAGNPVALYVVGHERISQTRAEGQFTYHGDGLGSIRHLTNEDGLATDRFVYEAYGLLEHREGTSPNNFRYTGEQYDPNLGFYYLRARYYNPATGRFPTMDTYQGRIHEPQTLHKYLYVHADPVNGTDPTGLFMNTTGLMVAQQGRTTLALQRLFSLAARPLIRRAAVASAFAMVGTAAFISSRRLEDDPKYPPMFLVGNNHPEVRAHIKDALLKKGISSVVHRKGDEHDRGWLRTSLVAGTCGKGLTGVGTGKDCDEFPMATHIEGGKKNFLRGAVSVRAVSASQNRSVGGMIPAFHDTCGIVPDDPGLDGAYVMGITDAATHWICGAAGR, translated from the coding sequence GTGCGCACCGACAACCAGCGCACCCGCTACAGCTTCGATGCGCTCAACCGGATGAGCACGGTGATCGCCTGCGCCAACGAGTCCTGCAGCGAGGGCGCGGAGACCGTCTACAACTACAACCCGGTCGGCAGCCTGCAATCGGTCGAACACGCCAACGCCACGGCCACCGAGTACCAGTACGACGAACTCAACCGCCTGACCCTGCTCAGAACCTGGGATGCCCAGGGCACCCTGATCCAGCGCCAGCAGTTTCATCTGGGCGCTGCCGGGCACCGGGAAATGGTGGTCGAGGTCCCCGAACGGGTCGTCGAGTACACCTACGATGCCCTCTACCGCCTGACCGAAGAAAAAGTCACCGACCCCAATGGCGACCGCACCACCACCTATACCTTCGATGCCACCGGCAATCGTCTGAGCCGTGCGGTTTCTTGCGATCCGGCCTGCACGGGTGAAGTCGAAGCCGGCACCACCACGTACGTCTATGACGCCAATGATCGGCTGCTGGAAGAGTCTGGCCCGGACGGCACCACCATCTACACTTACGACGAAAATGGCAACACGACCAGAAAAACCGCCCCTGACGGCATCGTCGACTACCACTACAACACCGACGACCGCCTGACCCGGGCGACGGGTGACCTGGAGTCAGCCGCCACTGAGGCGAGCTATACCTACGATGCGCATGGGATCCGACAGGGTCAGGTGGTTGATGGCGTTGAGGGGAGATTCCTGGTGGATCCGACCCACCAGTATGCCCAGGTGCTGGAGGAACTGGATGGGGCCGGGAACCCGGTGGCCCTGTATGTCGTTGGTCACGAGCGCATCAGTCAGACCCGCGCCGAAGGCCAGTTCACCTACCACGGCGATGGCCTCGGCAGCATCCGCCATCTGACCAATGAAGATGGTCTGGCAACCGACCGCTTCGTCTACGAAGCCTACGGCCTGCTCGAGCACCGAGAAGGCACCAGCCCCAACAACTTCCGCTACACCGGCGAACAGTACGACCCGAATTTGGGTTTCTACTACCTGCGTGCCCGCTACTACAACCCGGCCACCGGCCGGTTCCCCACCATGGACACCTACCAGGGCCGTATCCACGAGCCCCAGACCCTGCACAAGTACCTGTATGTGCATGCGGATCCGGTGAATGGCACTGACCCCACCGGCCTCTTTATGAATACAACAGGATTGATGGTAGCGCAACAGGGTAGAACTACATTGGCGCTGCAGAGATTGTTCTCGTTGGCTGCTCGACCCCTGATAAGGCGAGCTGCAGTGGCGTCAGCCTTTGCTATGGTAGGAACTGCCGCCTTTATAAGCTCCCGACGATTGGAAGATGATCCAAAGTACCCACCTATGTTCCTTGTTGGAAACAATCATCCTGAAGTTAGGGCGCATATCAAAGATGCGCTACTAAAGAAAGGAATTTCTTCAGTAGTACATAGAAAAGGGGACGAGCACGATCGTGGTTGGCTTCGCACATCTCTCGTGGCGGGTACATGCGGTAAAGGTTTAACTGGCGTGGGGACAGGTAAGGATTGTGATGAGTTTCCGATGGCAACACACATAGAAGGAGGTAAGAAAAATTTCTTGAGAGGGGCGGTATCGGTGCGGGCTGTATCAGCTTCTCAGAACAGATCAGTTGGAGGTATGATTCCAGCGTTTCATGATACGTGTGGAATTGTTCCAGATGATCCTGGGCTTGATGGCGCATATGTTATGGGGATAACTGACGCGGCAACGCATTGGATCTGTGGGGCTGCAGGACGGTGA
- a CDS encoding RHS repeat domain-containing protein, whose protein sequence is MAKGIAIPEASTTLRLTLMGFKGQTVEFFYDQLSRPIRSEYPGEVVVETRYTPSGQVWEIEVTCTPAACAEAGKDPGITRHHYDVRDRLTHIDYPDGRWIEYAWDEAGNRTEVRTQNQRTRYTYDALNRMHTVTACGNEDCSVGETTTYHYNAVGSRSGVEHANGTATEYQYDELNRLTLLRTWNAQGSLIQRQQFHLGAAGHREMVVEVPERVVEYTYDALYRLTEEKVTDPNGDRTTTYTFDATGNRLSRAVSCDPACTGEVEAGTTTYVYDANDRLLEESGPEGTTDYSYDENGNTTRKTAPDGIVDYHYNTDDRLTRATGHLESAATEASYTYDAHGIRQSQVADGVVSRFLVDPTHEHAQVLEELDGAGNPTALYVIGHERISQERAEGYFTYHGDGLGSIRQLTDENGLETDRFVYEAYGLLEHREGTIPNSFRYTGEQYDPNLGFYYLRARYYNPATGRFPTMDTYQGRIHEPQTLHKYLYVHADPVNNIDPSGEVASNAVIGHITVLATISGVAHGGYQIYQGNYARGAAEVTVSLLGGGVVKLVWVPARAIRMNYVRLVGEMRARQNAMSIAGKSSEEIARTLVIMRNSVKLEARSDTVRELGWTGRRLVEWAERRNVRKYGNSLGPTAEELVTSGKSMSQIVEESALRTNQIVNYLFAVF, encoded by the coding sequence ATGGCGAAAGGAATAGCTATTCCTGAAGCCTCTACGACGCTCCGCCTCACCTTGATGGGCTTCAAGGGTCAGACGGTCGAGTTTTTCTACGACCAACTCAGCCGCCCGATCCGCAGCGAGTATCCCGGTGAGGTGGTGGTCGAGACCCGCTACACCCCCAGCGGCCAGGTCTGGGAGATCGAAGTGACCTGCACCCCGGCGGCTTGCGCCGAGGCCGGCAAGGATCCGGGCATCACCCGCCACCACTACGATGTCCGCGACCGCCTGACCCACATCGATTACCCCGACGGGCGCTGGATCGAGTATGCCTGGGACGAGGCCGGCAACCGCACCGAAGTGCGCACCCAGAATCAGCGCACGCGCTACACCTACGATGCCTTGAACCGCATGCACACCGTCACGGCCTGCGGCAACGAAGATTGCAGTGTGGGTGAGACCACCACCTACCACTACAACGCCGTCGGCAGCCGTAGCGGAGTCGAGCATGCCAACGGCACGGCCACCGAGTATCAGTACGACGAACTCAACCGCCTGACCCTGCTCAGAACATGGAATGCCCAGGGCAGCCTGATCCAGCGCCAGCAGTTTCATCTGGGTGCGGCCGGGCATCGCGAGATGGTGGTCGAAGTCCCCGAACGGGTCGTCGAGTACACCTACGATGCCCTCTACAGGCTTACGGAAGAAAAGGTTACCGATCCCAACGGCGACCGCACCACCACCTATACCTTCGATGCCACCGGCAATCGTCTGAGCCGTGCGGTTTCTTGCGATCCGGCCTGCACGGGCGAAGTCGAAGCCGGCACCACCACGTACGTCTATGACGCCAATGATCGGCTGTTGGAAGAGTCTGGCCCGGAAGGCACTACCGACTACAGCTACGACGAAAACGGCAACACGACCAGAAAAACCGCCCCTGACGGCATCGTCGACTACCACTACAACACCGACGACCGCCTGACCCGGGCGACGGGTCATCTGGAGTCAGCCGCCACCGAGGCGAGCTATACCTACGATGCGCATGGGATCCGACAGAGTCAGGTAGCCGACGGCGTCGTGAGCCGGTTCCTGGTCGATCCCACCCATGAGCACGCCCAGGTGCTGGAAGAGCTGGACGGAGCGGGCAATCCAACCGCCCTGTACGTGATCGGGCACGAGCGCATCAGCCAGGAGCGGGCAGAGGGGTATTTCACGTACCACGGCGACGGCCTCGGCAGCATCCGGCAATTGACCGACGAGAACGGGCTGGAAACCGACCGGTTCGTTTACGAGGCCTACGGCCTGCTCGAACATCGCGAAGGCACCATTCCGAACTCCTTCCGCTACACCGGCGAACAATACGACCCCAACCTGGGCTTCTACTACCTGCGTGCCCGCTACTACAATCCGGCGACGGGAAGGTTCCCGACCATGGACACCTACCAGGGCCGAATTCACGAGCCCCAGACCCTGCACAAATACCTGTATGTACATGCGGATCCGGTGAACAATATCGATCCGAGTGGGGAGGTTGCATCAAATGCGGTAATTGGCCATATAACAGTGCTCGCAACCATTTCGGGCGTTGCGCATGGCGGTTATCAAATCTACCAAGGAAACTATGCCCGAGGTGCTGCAGAGGTTACCGTTTCACTTTTAGGCGGAGGAGTAGTCAAGCTCGTTTGGGTCCCAGCGAGAGCTATTCGTATGAATTATGTTCGCTTGGTAGGGGAAATGCGAGCTAGGCAGAACGCAATGTCAATCGCTGGAAAGTCTTCGGAGGAAATTGCAAGGACATTGGTGATTATGCGAAACTCGGTAAAGCTAGAAGCCCGTTCAGACACTGTTCGTGAGCTAGGATGGACTGGAAGGAGGTTGGTCGAGTGGGCAGAAAGGAGGAATGTGAGGAAGTATGGAAACTCACTAGGACCTACGGCTGAGGAACTGGTTACCAGTGGTAAATCTATGAGCCAGATCGTTGAGGAAAGCGCGCTTAGAACAAATCAGATCGTGAATTACTTGTTCGCGGTCTTCTGA